One Siniperca chuatsi isolate FFG_IHB_CAS linkage group LG3, ASM2008510v1, whole genome shotgun sequence genomic region harbors:
- the LOC122872852 gene encoding transcription activator BRG1 isoform X3, translating into MIVDEGHRMKNHHCKLTQVLNTHYLAPRRVLLTGTPLQNKLPELWALLNFLLPTIFKSCSTFEQWFNAPFAMTGEKVDLNEEETILIIRRLHKVLRPFLLRRLKKEVEAQLPEKVEYVIKCDMSSLQRVLYRHMQAKGVLLTDGSEKDKKGKGGTKTLMNTIMQLRKICNHPYMFQQIEESFSEHLGFSGGIVQGPDLYRASGKFEVLDRILPKLRATNHKVLLFCQMTSLMTIMEDYFAYRNFKYLRLDGTTKAEDRGMLLKTFNDPGSEYFIFLLSTRAGGLGLNLQSADTVVIFDSDWNPHQDLQAQDRAHRIGQQNEVRVLRLCTVNSVEEKILAAAKYKLNVDQKVIQAGMFDQKSSSHERRAFLQAILEHEEQDEVWGQEVCLRMNEEDEVPDDETVNQMIARSEEEFDQFMRMDLDRRREEARNPRRKPRLMEEDELPTWIMKDDAEVERLTCEEEEEKMFGRGSRQRKEVDYSDSLTEKQWLKAIEEGTLEEVEEEVRHKKTTRKRKRDRDLDLPGPSSSSGGRGRGDKDEDGKRQRKRGRPPAEKLSPNPPALTKKMKKIVDAVIKYKDSTSGRQLSEVFIQLPSRKELPEYYELIRKPVDFRKIKERIRGHRYRSLGDLERDVMLLFQNAQTFNLEGSLIYEDSIVLQSVFTSLRQKIEKEEESDGEESEEEEEEPEEGSESESRSVKVKIRLGRKDKGGDRGKGRSRRTGRTRAKPVVSDDDSEDEQEEEHSPSATDEES; encoded by the exons ATGATCGTGGACGAGGGCCACCGTATGAAGAACCACCACTGTAAGCTGACCCAGGTCCTGAACACCCACTACCTGGCCCCACGGCGAGTCCTGCTGACAGGAACGCCGCTGCAGAACAAACTACCTGAGCTCTGGGCATTGCTAAACTTCCTCCTGCCCACCATCTTCAAGAGCTGCAGCACCTTCGAGCAGTGGTTCAACGCCCCTTTCGCCATGACTGGAGAGAAG gtGGACCTTAATGAGGAGGAGACCATCTTGATTATCCGTCGTCTCCACAAAGTGCTTCGCCCCTTCCTGTTACGCAGATTAAAGAAGGAAGTGGAGGCACAGCTTCCAGAGAAG GTGGAATACGTGATCAAGTGTGACATGTCATCTCTTCAGAGGGTGCTGTACAGGCACATGCAGGCCAAGGGGGTCCTGCTCACTGATGGATCAGAGAAAGACAAGAAG GGTAAAGGAGGCACAAAGACACTGATGAACACCATCATGCAGCTGAGGAAGATCTGTAACCACCCTTACATGTTCCAGCAAATAGAG gAATCCTTCTCTGAACATTTAGGATTCTCTGGTGGGATAGTCCAGGG TCCTGACTTGTATCGGGCATCAGGAAAGTTTGAGGTGTTGGATCGAATCCTTCCAAAGCTGAGAGCCACAAACCACAAAGTGCTGCTCTTCTGTCAGATGACCTCGCTCATGACCATCATGGAGGACTACTTTGCATATCGCAACTTCAAGTATCTGCGCCTGGATG GCACTACGAAGGCTGAGGATAGAGGAATGTTACTGAAAACATTCAATGACCCGGGGTCAGAGTACTTTATCTTCCTCCTGAGCACAAGAGCCGGAGGCCTTGGCCTCAACTTGCAGTCTGCTGACACTGTAGTTATTTTTGACTCTGACTGGAACCCACATCAG GACCTGCAGGCTCAGGACAGAGCCCACCGTATCGGTCAACAGAACGAGGTGCGTGTACTGCGTCTCTGCACTGTCAACAGTGTGGAGGAGAAAATCTTGGCCGCTGCTAAGTACAAACTGAATGTGGACCAGAAGGTCATCCAGGCCGGCATGTTCGATCAGAAGTCTTCCAGCCACGAGCGCAGGGCCTTCCTGCAGGCCATCCTGGAACACGAGGAGCAAGACGAGGTCTGGGGTCAGGAAGTGTGTCTacgcatgaat gaggaggatgaggtaCCAGATGACGAGACGGTCAACCAGATGATTGCCAGGAGTGAGGAGGAGTTCGATCAGTTTAtg cGTATGGACCTAGACCGGCGTCGTGAGGAGGCCCGTAACCCACGGCGAAAACCTCGTCTGATGGAGGAGGACGAGCTGCCCACTTGGATCATGAAGGACGACGCTGAGGTTGAACGGTTGACctgcgaggaggaggaggagaaaatgtttggaCGAGGTTCTCGGCAGCGAAAGGAGGTGGACTACAGCGATTCACTGACCGAGAAGCAGTGGCTCAAG GCCATCGAGGAGGGCAcactggaggaggtggaggaagaggtacGTCACAAAAAGACAACCCGCAAGAGGAAGCGGGACCGCGACCTGGATCTCCCTggtccctcctcttcctccggGGGACGAGGACGAGGGGACAAAGATGAAGAtgggaagaggcagaggaagaggggacGACCGCCTGCTGAGAAACTCTCCCCCAACCCCCCCGCCCTCacaaagaagatgaagaagatcGTGGACGCTGTCATCAAATATAAAGACAG CACCAGTGGGCGTCAGCTGAGCGAGGTGTTCATCCAGCTGCCGTCTCGAAAAGAGCTGCCAGAGTACTACGAACTGATCCGCAAGCCTGTGGACTTCAGGAAGATCAAG GAGAGGATTCGAGGTCATCGCTACCGCAGTCTGGGTGACCTGGAGAGAGACGTCATGCTGCTTTTTCAAAATGCTCAGACCTTCAACCTGGAGGGATCACTG ATATATGAAGACTCCATTGTCCTCCAATCAGTTTTTACCAGTTTGAGGCAAAAGAtcgagaaggaggaggaaagtgacggagaggagagtgaggaagaggaagaggagccaGAGGAAGGATCAGAGTCTGAAT ctcGCTCGGTGAAAGTGAAGATCCGTCTGGGAAGGAAGGATAAAGGTGGAGATCGAGGGAAGGGACGCAGCAGACGAACAGGACGCACCAGAGCCAAACCTGTTGTTAGTGATGACGACTCTGAGGATGAGCAGGAAGAG GAGCACTCCCCCAGTGCCACTGATGAGGAGTCCTGA